From a region of the Gemmatimonadales bacterium genome:
- a CDS encoding acyl-CoA dehydrogenase produces MANSAPPLTVLSEEEQMFREAVRGFAEERVRPLTPRMDETGALDPSLIPPCFEMGLMGIEIPEALGGAGGTFFLAVLAVESLSRVDASAAILVDVQNTLVNNCLLRWANDAQKARYLPKLAGEWVGAYALSEPAAGSDAFGLETRAERRGDRWVLNGRKLWITNGAEASLYVVFANADPTKGYKGITAFIVERAFKGFAVGKKENKLGIRASSTTELILDECEVPAENVLGEAGQGYKVSIETLNEGRIGIGAQMIGVASGALEAAMAYGKERRQFGKPIVDFQGVQFQLAQAATELEAARLMVYNAARLKDAGLPFTQQAAMAKLFSSQVAERVTSLCVELLGGYGYTREYPVEKFYRDAKIGTIYEGTSNMQLQTIAKLLLK; encoded by the coding sequence ATGGCCAACAGCGCGCCGCCGCTCACCGTCCTCTCTGAGGAAGAGCAGATGTTCCGCGAAGCCGTGCGCGGCTTCGCCGAGGAGCGGGTGCGCCCGCTCACGCCGCGAATGGACGAAACCGGAGCGCTCGACCCGTCGCTGATCCCCCCGTGCTTCGAGATGGGCCTGATGGGCATCGAGATCCCCGAAGCGCTGGGCGGCGCGGGCGGCACCTTCTTCCTCGCGGTGCTGGCGGTCGAGAGCCTGTCGCGGGTGGACGCGTCGGCCGCCATCCTGGTCGACGTGCAGAACACCCTGGTGAACAACTGCCTGCTGCGCTGGGCGAACGACGCGCAGAAGGCCCGCTACCTGCCGAAGCTGGCCGGCGAATGGGTGGGCGCGTACGCGCTCTCCGAGCCCGCCGCCGGCTCCGACGCCTTCGGCCTCGAGACGCGCGCCGAGCGGCGCGGCGACCGGTGGGTGCTGAACGGGCGGAAGCTGTGGATCACCAACGGCGCCGAAGCGTCGCTGTACGTCGTGTTCGCCAACGCCGATCCCACCAAGGGCTACAAGGGCATCACCGCGTTCATCGTCGAGCGCGCGTTCAAGGGCTTCGCCGTCGGCAAGAAGGAGAACAAGCTCGGCATCCGCGCCTCGAGCACGACCGAGTTGATCCTCGACGAGTGCGAGGTGCCGGCGGAGAACGTCCTCGGGGAAGCGGGCCAGGGCTACAAGGTGTCCATCGAGACGCTCAACGAGGGACGGATCGGCATCGGCGCCCAGATGATCGGCGTCGCGTCCGGCGCCCTCGAGGCGGCGATGGCGTACGGCAAGGAGCGGCGGCAATTCGGCAAGCCGATCGTGGACTTCCAGGGGGTCCAGTTCCAGCTGGCGCAGGCGGCCACCGAGCTGGAGGCGGCGCGGCTGATGGTCTACAACGCGGCGCGGCTCAAGGATGCCGGTCTCCCCTTCACCCAGCAGGCGGCGATGGCCAAGCTGTTCTCCTCGCAGGTGGCCGAGCGGGTGACCTCGCTGTGCGTCGAGCTGCTGGGCGGGTACGGCTACACCCGGGAGTACCCGGTCGAGAAGTTCTACCGCGACGCCAAGATCGGCACGATCTACGAGGGCACGAGCAACATGCAGCTCCAGACCATCGCGAAGCTGCTCCTGAAGTAG
- a CDS encoding sigma-70 family RNA polymerase sigma factor, which yields MNEQVRRAQLGDQDAFEQLYRLHAGRVYALCLRLAGDAVEARRLAQDAFVRAWERLPGFRGDSAFASWLHRLTVNVVLADRRAASRRRRRVVTEGDAPGAEGSAPAAEGTAGAWTPERLDLERAIAALPPGARAVFVLFDIEGYGHEEIAAMTGIAPGTSKAQLHRARRLLREALSR from the coding sequence GTGAACGAGCAGGTGCGCCGGGCGCAGCTGGGCGACCAGGACGCCTTCGAGCAGCTCTACCGGCTGCACGCGGGGCGCGTGTACGCGCTGTGCCTGCGGCTCGCGGGCGACGCCGTCGAGGCGCGACGGCTGGCGCAGGACGCCTTCGTCCGCGCGTGGGAGCGGCTCCCCGGATTCCGTGGAGACAGTGCCTTCGCCAGCTGGCTGCACCGGCTCACGGTCAACGTCGTGCTGGCGGACCGGCGGGCGGCGAGCCGCCGACGGCGCCGGGTGGTGACCGAGGGCGACGCGCCCGGCGCCGAGGGCTCAGCGCCGGCCGCCGAGGGCACGGCCGGCGCCTGGACCCCGGAGCGGCTGGACCTCGAGCGCGCCATCGCCGCGCTGCCGCCGGGAGCCCGCGCGGTGTTCGTGTTGTTCGACATCGAGGGCTACGGGCACGAGGAAATCGCCGCCATGACCGGGATCGCGCCCGGCACCTCGAAGGCCCAACTCCACCGGGCACGCCGCCTGCTGCGGGAGGCACTGTCGCGATGA
- a CDS encoding deoxyhypusine synthase encodes MAEPGKRDILKTPVTSIDIKQHDVRPLVDAMAEMAFQARNLGRAARIYDAMLADKDCSVIVCMAGSLCSAGLRDVFVDLIEHRMVDAVVSTGANIVDQDFFEALGFRHWRGEVRADDDQLRRLAIDRIYDTYIDEDELRICDETVGHIADEMLAAGGPRAVSSREFIREMGAWLERNRPGVRSIVSAAYRADVPIFVPAFSDCSAGFGLVHHQVHHPEGYLALDSAADFRELTQLKLAAGATGLLMVGGGVPKNFAQDIVVAAEVLGHDVEMHRYAVQITVADERDGALSGSTLREANSWGKVKLGEEQMVFAEATVALPLLAGYAFHKGAWRARAQKRYAKLFAAEAAKSGD; translated from the coding sequence ATGGCCGAGCCCGGGAAGCGCGACATCCTCAAGACGCCGGTGACGTCCATCGACATCAAGCAGCACGACGTCCGCCCGCTGGTGGATGCGATGGCGGAGATGGCGTTCCAGGCACGGAACCTCGGGCGCGCGGCCCGCATCTACGACGCGATGCTGGCCGACAAGGACTGCTCGGTCATCGTATGCATGGCGGGCTCGCTGTGCTCGGCCGGGCTGCGGGACGTGTTCGTCGACCTGATCGAGCACCGGATGGTCGACGCCGTCGTGTCGACCGGCGCCAACATCGTGGACCAGGACTTCTTCGAGGCGCTGGGATTCCGGCACTGGCGCGGCGAGGTGCGGGCCGACGACGACCAGCTGCGCCGCCTGGCGATCGACCGGATCTACGACACCTACATCGACGAGGACGAGCTGCGGATCTGCGACGAGACCGTCGGCCACATCGCCGACGAGATGCTCGCGGCCGGGGGGCCGCGCGCCGTGAGCTCGCGCGAATTCATCCGGGAGATGGGCGCGTGGCTGGAGCGCAACCGGCCGGGCGTGCGGTCCATCGTCTCCGCCGCCTACCGGGCCGACGTGCCGATCTTCGTGCCCGCGTTCTCCGACTGCTCGGCCGGCTTCGGGCTGGTGCACCATCAGGTCCATCACCCGGAGGGGTACCTCGCCCTCGACTCGGCCGCCGACTTCCGGGAGCTGACGCAGCTCAAGCTGGCGGCGGGCGCGACGGGCCTGCTGATGGTCGGGGGCGGCGTGCCCAAGAACTTCGCCCAGGACATCGTGGTCGCGGCGGAGGTGCTCGGCCACGACGTCGAGATGCACCGCTACGCCGTGCAGATCACGGTGGCCGACGAGCGCGACGGCGCGCTGTCCGGCTCGACGCTCCGCGAGGCGAATTCCTGGGGCAAGGTGAAGCTGGGCGAGGAACAGATGGTGTTCGCCGAGGCCACCGTCGCGCTGCCGCTCCTGGCCGGCTACGCGTTCCACAAGGGGGCGTGGCGGGCGCGGGCGCAGAAGCGGTACGCGAAGCTGTTCGCGGCCGAGGCCGCGAAGTCGGGAGACTGA
- a CDS encoding four helix bundle protein — protein MGHFKQLKAWQHAKTLAVLSKAAIARLPASERDGLADQWRRASYSVVLNIAEGASRRGTRDFRKHLGIARASLDEVEAIIDLAVALDYFRAEELAKIEAIRDECAKTVYGLIRKFADPPPAAI, from the coding sequence GTGGGCCACTTCAAGCAGCTGAAAGCCTGGCAACACGCCAAGACGTTGGCGGTGCTTTCCAAGGCCGCGATCGCCCGTCTCCCGGCATCCGAGAGGGACGGGCTCGCGGATCAATGGCGAAGGGCCTCCTACTCCGTGGTCTTGAACATTGCGGAGGGGGCCAGTCGCCGGGGGACACGCGACTTCCGGAAGCACCTCGGAATTGCGAGGGCGTCCCTCGACGAGGTCGAGGCGATCATCGACCTTGCGGTCGCGCTCGACTACTTCCGCGCCGAGGAGCTGGCGAAGATCGAGGCCATCCGGGACGAGTGCGCGAAGACGGTGTACGGCCTGATACGGAAATTCGCGGATCCCCCGCCCGCTGCCATCTGA
- a CDS encoding metallophosphoesterase — protein MTSSAVEASRPTRRAMVRFVSRVLAILTACWVAVGALAAPALPGGGWTAAAAWALLTLVPLALFIVTRARRAYPGALVRVLVFRPMWYAQLFVLLLAPLGVVVALAGLPFGVAGAAGRAALAAGGALLLLAAAAGYAGSRRLVVRRLTVVLPDLPAAVEGLVVAQISDLHVGPQTSRRFLARVADAVRAARPDLIAVTGDLVDDFPPDAAYYAAALGALRAPLGVFAIPGNHEVYSGWDDLRPRLEALPLALLVNRSVPLHRNGGGFHLAGTGDPAAGHGPLAPDVERTLAAVPAGDFVLVLAHNPALWPALAARGVPLTLSGHTHWGQLGFPQWGWCLASPFLELAMGAHVRGGSVLYIHPGTNYWGIPFRLGHAAEVAVVTLRRGERAAIRDEGPG, from the coding sequence ATGACCTCGAGCGCAGTCGAAGCGTCGCGGCCCACGCGGCGCGCGATGGTGCGGTTCGTCTCCCGGGTGCTGGCGATCCTCACCGCCTGCTGGGTCGCCGTCGGCGCGCTGGCCGCGCCCGCGCTTCCGGGCGGCGGGTGGACGGCGGCCGCGGCCTGGGCGCTGCTCACGCTCGTCCCGCTCGCCCTGTTCATCGTGACCCGCGCACGGCGCGCCTACCCGGGCGCGCTCGTGCGGGTGCTCGTGTTCCGCCCGATGTGGTACGCGCAGCTCTTCGTCCTGCTGCTGGCGCCCCTGGGCGTGGTGGTGGCGCTCGCGGGCCTGCCGTTCGGCGTCGCCGGCGCCGCGGGTCGCGCCGCCCTCGCCGCGGGCGGCGCCCTGCTGCTGCTGGCCGCCGCGGCCGGCTACGCCGGCAGCCGGCGCCTCGTCGTCCGCCGCCTGACCGTCGTCCTGCCGGATCTGCCTGCGGCGGTCGAGGGGCTGGTCGTGGCGCAGATCTCGGACCTGCACGTCGGCCCGCAGACCTCGCGCCGGTTTCTCGCGCGGGTGGCCGACGCGGTGCGGGCCGCGCGTCCGGACCTGATCGCCGTGACCGGCGACCTGGTGGACGACTTCCCGCCCGATGCCGCGTACTACGCGGCCGCCCTGGGCGCCCTGCGGGCACCGCTGGGCGTGTTCGCGATCCCCGGCAACCACGAGGTCTACTCGGGCTGGGACGACCTGCGGCCGCGGCTGGAGGCCCTGCCGCTCGCGCTGCTGGTGAACCGCAGCGTGCCCCTGCACCGCAACGGCGGCGGCTTCCATCTGGCGGGCACCGGCGATCCGGCGGCGGGCCACGGGCCGCTGGCGCCCGACGTCGAGCGCACGCTGGCCGCCGTTCCGGCCGGCGATTTCGTGCTGGTCCTGGCGCACAATCCGGCGCTGTGGCCGGCGCTGGCCGCGCGGGGCGTGCCGCTGACGCTGAGCGGCCACACCCATTGGGGGCAGCTGGGCTTCCCACAGTGGGGCTGGTGCCTCGCCAGCCCATTTCTCGAGCTGGCGATGGGCGCGCACGTGCGCGGCGGCTCGGTCCTCTACATCCACCCCGGCACCAACTACTGGGGCATTCCCTTCCGGCTCGGGCACGCGGCGGAGGTGGCGGTCGTCACCCTGCGCCGCGGGGAGAGGGCGGCGATCAGAGACGAGGGGCCAGGGTAG
- a CDS encoding M28 family peptidase: MEIHGIRLHRHPAIDLSALVGALIAAFLFLRLAGAHAEHLPIPAFTADFNADSALLNTRVLSEGFGNRVTGSDGARYAATYLAAHFGVLGLTASTQEFPIVVKDRLLQGRNVVATSRGSLPGTIVLVAHYDGQPTSDQSAGDNASGVGTMLELARVLERHGHRHAIVYVATDAEEWGLVGAQTYVGSLRDPGQVIAAISLDHVENGVGKAVHINGEGQDDDDYAPVWLRRASADAYAAGGVRTTDIGTLEELIHRVLGVTMSDQGPFIDAEVPAVDLDVESRRPEYARFLYHTPGDRWETLRPQSFALLGDGAERLVLALDAAPVLHGPVHYLGLGDERMVKGFWILLAALALFVPLTFATWEAWTAALADPASRTAIRSELVRAGGWWLIGIAGLLALRAAVSVDMLPAYQASPATVRDPLLYSTRWLPVITTLVVMVLVGLLLSSLRKRPGLVVSHPLAGRAAALSTLVVVVVLTLPHNPFAAVWLLVLPAWLWPWIGPTRRPLTSAAGLLIVAASAVPLVVALIVMSRPLEVGSGLLWYLFLQAAYATWSPVTIVMLVVMLLAATRLLGTATARLLPAEGD; encoded by the coding sequence ATGGAGATCCACGGCATCCGGCTGCATCGCCACCCGGCGATCGATCTGTCCGCGCTCGTCGGCGCCCTGATCGCCGCGTTCCTGTTCCTGCGGCTGGCCGGCGCGCACGCCGAGCACCTGCCGATCCCGGCCTTCACCGCGGACTTCAACGCCGATTCGGCGCTCCTCAACACCCGGGTCCTGAGCGAGGGGTTCGGCAACCGCGTGACCGGCAGCGATGGCGCGCGCTATGCCGCCACCTACCTCGCGGCGCACTTCGGGGTGCTGGGCCTCACGGCGAGCACGCAGGAATTTCCCATCGTGGTGAAGGACCGGCTGCTGCAGGGCCGGAACGTCGTCGCCACCAGCCGCGGGAGCCTGCCCGGCACCATCGTGCTGGTCGCCCACTACGACGGGCAGCCGACCTCCGACCAGTCGGCGGGCGACAACGCCTCCGGCGTCGGGACGATGCTCGAGCTCGCGCGCGTCCTCGAGCGGCACGGGCACCGCCACGCCATCGTCTACGTCGCGACCGACGCCGAGGAGTGGGGGCTGGTGGGGGCGCAGACCTACGTCGGCTCCCTGCGCGATCCGGGCCAGGTGATCGCCGCGATCTCGCTCGACCACGTCGAGAACGGGGTCGGGAAGGCGGTGCACATCAACGGCGAGGGGCAGGACGACGACGACTACGCCCCGGTGTGGCTGCGGCGCGCGAGCGCCGACGCGTACGCCGCGGGCGGCGTCCGCACCACCGACATCGGCACGCTCGAGGAGCTGATCCACCGGGTCCTGGGCGTGACCATGAGCGACCAGGGCCCCTTCATCGACGCCGAAGTGCCGGCCGTCGACCTCGACGTGGAGTCGCGCCGGCCGGAGTACGCGCGGTTCCTCTACCACACGCCGGGCGACCGGTGGGAGACGTTGCGGCCGCAGTCGTTCGCTCTGCTGGGCGATGGCGCCGAGCGCCTGGTCCTCGCCCTCGACGCCGCGCCCGTGCTCCACGGCCCGGTGCACTATCTCGGGCTCGGCGACGAGCGGATGGTGAAGGGCTTCTGGATCCTGCTGGCGGCGCTCGCGCTGTTCGTGCCCCTGACCTTCGCGACCTGGGAGGCCTGGACGGCGGCCCTGGCCGATCCCGCGTCGCGGACCGCGATCCGCTCGGAGCTGGTCCGGGCCGGCGGCTGGTGGCTGATCGGGATCGCCGGCCTGCTCGCGCTGCGGGCCGCGGTGTCGGTCGACATGCTGCCGGCGTACCAGGCGTCGCCGGCCACGGTGCGCGACCCGCTGCTCTACTCCACGCGGTGGCTGCCCGTCATCACGACGCTGGTGGTCATGGTGCTGGTGGGGCTGCTGCTGAGCTCGCTCCGGAAGAGGCCCGGGCTGGTCGTGTCGCACCCCCTGGCCGGCCGGGCGGCCGCGCTGTCGACCCTGGTCGTGGTGGTGGTGTTGACGCTGCCGCACAACCCGTTCGCCGCGGTGTGGCTCCTGGTGCTCCCCGCTTGGCTGTGGCCGTGGATCGGCCCGACGCGGCGCCCGCTGACCAGCGCCGCCGGCCTGCTGATCGTCGCGGCGAGCGCGGTGCCCCTGGTGGTCGCGCTGATCGTGATGAGCCGGCCCCTCGAGGTCGGGAGCGGACTCCTGTGGTACCTGTTCCTGCAGGCGGCCTACGCCACCTGGAGCCCGGTCACGATCGTGATGCTCGTGGTGATGCTGCTCGCGGCGACCCGGCTCCTCGGGACCGCGACGGCGCGGCTGCTCCCCGCCGAGGGCGACTAG
- a CDS encoding aminotransferase class I/II-fold pyridoxal phosphate-dependent enzyme has protein sequence MARPPFLPSDALLPDPYGAHEMPIYQTSTFTFERAAAAAARFAGEAPGFVYTRMGNPTVARWEARVAALESEGTDREAAAIAFGSGMGAVTAAVLACVEHGDHVVAVRPLYGGTTELLDAVLPRYGVAVTMVCPGDLPRALEAAVRRPRTRLVVVETPANPTLDIVDLAHAAGVAHSAGARLLVDNTFATPVLQQPLGFGADLVVHSSTKYLGGHGTVVGGVVVSADRDLLAGRVMQLKNVLGSVPSPFDAWLLLQGVKTLRLRVERESQTARRLAAELAQHRLVEWVRYPGLVDDPGHEVASRQMLGFGAMIAFGIRGGAERGRRFLDALTVGKRAVSLGCTDTLIEHPASMTHAHLSGEERAAAGITDGLIRISVGLESAEELERDLLGALDAASRPRRGAAAPSRSRGAGSPRAASPRASRS, from the coding sequence GTGGCCCGACCCCCGTTCCTTCCGTCCGACGCGCTGCTGCCCGACCCCTACGGCGCGCACGAGATGCCGATCTACCAGACGAGCACCTTCACCTTCGAGCGGGCGGCCGCGGCGGCGGCGCGGTTCGCGGGCGAGGCGCCGGGCTTCGTGTACACGCGCATGGGCAACCCGACGGTCGCGCGGTGGGAGGCCCGGGTCGCGGCGCTGGAGAGCGAGGGCACGGACCGGGAGGCCGCGGCGATCGCCTTCGGGTCGGGCATGGGGGCGGTGACGGCGGCGGTGCTGGCATGCGTCGAGCACGGCGATCACGTGGTCGCGGTGCGGCCGCTGTACGGCGGGACGACCGAGCTGCTGGACGCGGTGCTGCCGCGCTACGGCGTGGCGGTCACGATGGTGTGTCCCGGCGACCTTCCCAGGGCGCTCGAGGCGGCGGTGCGCCGGCCCCGCACGCGGCTGGTGGTCGTCGAGACGCCCGCCAACCCCACGCTCGACATCGTCGATCTGGCCCACGCCGCGGGGGTGGCGCACTCGGCGGGTGCGCGGCTGCTGGTGGACAACACCTTCGCGACGCCGGTGCTGCAGCAGCCGCTGGGATTCGGCGCCGATCTGGTGGTCCACTCGTCCACCAAGTACCTCGGCGGCCACGGCACGGTGGTGGGCGGGGTCGTGGTGAGCGCCGACCGCGACCTGCTGGCGGGCCGCGTGATGCAGCTGAAGAACGTGCTCGGCTCCGTCCCGAGCCCGTTCGACGCGTGGCTGCTGCTGCAGGGCGTCAAGACGCTGCGCCTGCGGGTCGAGCGGGAATCGCAGACGGCGCGCCGGCTGGCGGCGGAGCTCGCCCAGCACCGGCTGGTGGAGTGGGTGCGCTATCCCGGCCTGGTGGACGACCCGGGGCACGAAGTGGCGAGCCGCCAGATGCTCGGCTTCGGCGCGATGATCGCCTTCGGCATCCGGGGCGGCGCGGAGCGCGGGCGCCGCTTCCTCGACGCGCTCACGGTGGGCAAGCGGGCGGTGAGCCTGGGCTGCACCGACACGCTGATCGAGCACCCGGCGTCGATGACGCACGCCCACCTGTCCGGCGAGGAGCGCGCGGCCGCGGGGATCACCGACGGCCTGATCCGGATCTCGGTGGGGCTGGAAAGCGCGGAGGAGCTGGAGCGCGACCTGCTGGGCGCGCTGGACGCGGCTAGTCGCCCTCGGCGGGGAGCAGCCGCGCCGTCGCGGTCCCGAGGAGCCGGGTCGCCGCGAGCAGCATCACCACGAGCATCACGATCGTGA
- a CDS encoding Lrp/AsnC family transcriptional regulator — MKTKLPQVAVALDAVDRRLLALLQQDGRAPVARLAEAVGLSAPPVHERLRRLEAAAVITRYTAVLDAPRVGFGMTVYVAVTLALHREGAVRKFREAVRAVPEILECHHTTGTADFLLRVVVRDAAAYEHLVLDTLTRLPGVERLNSSVVLSTMKSETAIPLE, encoded by the coding sequence ATGAAGACGAAGCTTCCTCAGGTCGCGGTCGCGCTGGACGCGGTGGACCGCCGGCTGCTGGCCCTGCTCCAGCAGGACGGCCGCGCACCGGTCGCGCGGCTCGCCGAGGCCGTCGGCCTGTCGGCGCCCCCGGTGCACGAGCGGCTGCGGCGGCTCGAAGCGGCGGCGGTCATCACGCGGTACACCGCGGTGCTCGATGCCCCGCGGGTCGGCTTCGGGATGACCGTCTACGTGGCGGTGACGCTGGCGCTCCACCGGGAGGGCGCGGTCCGCAAGTTCCGCGAGGCGGTGCGCGCCGTGCCGGAGATCCTGGAGTGCCATCATACCACGGGCACCGCGGACTTCCTGCTCCGCGTGGTGGTCCGCGACGCCGCCGCCTACGAGCACCTGGTGCTCGACACGCTCACTCGGCTGCCCGGCGTCGAGCGGCTGAACTCGTCCGTCGTCCTGTCGACCATGAAGTCGGAAACCGCGATTCCCCTGGAGTAG
- a CDS encoding CapA family protein, with protein sequence MPPRRLCLAVSLALGLAPCPAPAQAPREPLRIVVVGDINLARIVARSYVVPGRGAEIFAAVRDSLRAADLAIGNLESLIFDRGTFTDTALSPAFAAPAAAARLLADAGFAAVSTANNHAWDLGHAALLESLRHLDSAGVAHAGTGPTVADALRPAILRRRGWTVAMFSVTAIFNYPDLTVRGHPAACCVAWADTLALRPAIQAARDSGADLVLVMLHAGIEYRDVPPPGVVAIAKGLIHAGADVVFGHHPHVPEGLGWADGKPILYSLGNFVFAQHRMWTNRGLWAEYTAMPDGRRALDVRPVVAGMQPRLAAGPDSAATMEHFRAITDSLTRLPRTRARRTLGRHLTPGTGRE encoded by the coding sequence GTGCCGCCCCGTCGCCTGTGCCTCGCCGTCTCCCTGGCGCTCGGCCTCGCCCCCTGTCCCGCTCCCGCCCAGGCTCCGCGGGAGCCGCTGCGCATCGTGGTGGTGGGCGACATCAACCTGGCGCGCATCGTCGCCCGCAGCTACGTCGTGCCGGGGCGCGGCGCCGAGATCTTCGCCGCGGTGCGCGACAGCCTGCGCGCCGCCGACCTCGCGATCGGCAACCTCGAGAGCCTGATCTTCGACCGCGGCACGTTCACCGACACCGCGCTCAGCCCGGCGTTCGCCGCGCCGGCGGCGGCCGCCCGGCTCCTGGCCGACGCGGGCTTCGCCGCCGTCTCGACCGCCAACAACCACGCCTGGGACCTCGGGCATGCTGCGTTGCTCGAGTCCCTGCGCCATCTCGACAGCGCCGGCGTGGCACACGCGGGCACCGGCCCCACGGTCGCCGACGCCCTCCGGCCCGCGATCCTGCGCCGACGGGGGTGGACGGTGGCGATGTTCTCGGTCACCGCGATCTTCAACTATCCCGACCTCACCGTGCGGGGCCACCCCGCCGCGTGCTGCGTGGCCTGGGCGGACACCCTGGCCCTGCGCCCGGCGATCCAGGCGGCGCGCGACAGCGGGGCCGACCTCGTGCTGGTGATGCTGCACGCCGGGATCGAGTACCGCGACGTCCCCCCGCCCGGCGTCGTCGCCATCGCCAAGGGACTGATCCACGCCGGCGCCGACGTGGTGTTCGGCCACCATCCCCACGTGCCGGAAGGACTCGGCTGGGCCGACGGCAAGCCGATCCTGTATTCGCTCGGCAACTTCGTGTTCGCGCAGCACCGGATGTGGACCAACCGCGGCCTGTGGGCGGAGTACACCGCGATGCCCGACGGCCGCCGTGCGCTGGACGTGCGCCCGGTGGTGGCGGGGATGCAGCCCCGGCTGGCCGCGGGGCCGGATTCCGCGGCCACGATGGAGCATTTCCGGGCCATCACCGACTCGCTCACCCGCTTGCCACGGACTCGGGCCCGGCGTACGTTGGGCCGCCACCTCACGCCTGGAACGGGACGCGAATGA
- a CDS encoding M42 family metallopeptidase, which yields MDDRSLDFFKRLLDTPGPSGFERGPARVWRDEAATFAKVEADVAGNCYATVNPGGKPRVMLTGHLDEIGVMVVHVDDDGFLYFAPIGGWDPQVLVGQRVRLEGRAGPVAGVVGKKAIHLIKADERDKASKITDLWIDIGAKNKAEALDRVRIGDAGVLDARIAELPNRRLVSRSIDNRVGSFVVLEALRRLAAKPPAACAVAVGTTQEEIAFTGGGARTSAFGLEPDVAIVVDVTHATDSPGVEKKEVGDFKLGGGPVLSRGSAASPVVFDQLVAAAEAEQIPYGVEAAPRGTSTDADAIYTARRGIATGVVSVPCRYMHSPNEMVDLEDLDRAAALLAAWTRRLQSGTSFLPY from the coding sequence ATGGACGACCGATCACTCGACTTCTTCAAGCGACTGCTGGACACGCCGGGCCCCTCGGGCTTCGAGCGGGGCCCCGCGCGGGTGTGGCGCGACGAGGCCGCCACCTTCGCGAAGGTCGAGGCCGACGTGGCCGGCAACTGCTACGCGACCGTGAACCCGGGCGGCAAGCCGCGCGTGATGCTCACCGGCCATCTCGACGAGATCGGCGTGATGGTCGTGCACGTGGACGACGACGGGTTCCTCTACTTCGCGCCGATCGGCGGCTGGGATCCCCAGGTCCTGGTGGGCCAGCGGGTGCGGCTCGAGGGCCGCGCCGGGCCGGTCGCCGGCGTGGTGGGCAAGAAGGCCATCCACCTGATCAAGGCGGACGAGCGCGACAAGGCCTCGAAGATCACCGACCTGTGGATCGACATCGGCGCGAAGAACAAGGCCGAGGCCCTGGACCGGGTGCGGATCGGCGACGCCGGGGTCCTCGACGCCCGCATCGCGGAGCTGCCCAACCGGCGGCTCGTGTCGCGCAGCATCGACAACCGGGTCGGCTCGTTCGTGGTGCTGGAGGCGTTGCGGCGCCTGGCGGCGAAGCCGCCGGCCGCGTGCGCCGTGGCGGTGGGGACGACGCAGGAGGAGATCGCCTTCACCGGCGGGGGGGCGCGCACCAGCGCTTTCGGCCTCGAGCCCGACGTGGCGATCGTCGTGGACGTGACCCACGCGACCGATTCGCCGGGCGTCGAGAAGAAGGAAGTGGGCGACTTCAAGCTCGGCGGCGGACCGGTGCTCTCCCGCGGCTCGGCGGCGAGCCCGGTGGTGTTCGACCAGCTGGTCGCCGCGGCCGAGGCCGAGCAGATCCCGTACGGCGTGGAGGCGGCGCCGCGCGGCACCTCGACCGACGCCGACGCCATCTACACGGCCCGGCGCGGCATCGCCACCGGCGTCGTGTCGGTGCCGTGCCGCTACATGCACAGCCCCAACGAGATGGTCGACCTCGAGGATCTCGACCGCGCCGCGGCGCTGCTCGCCGCCTGGACGCGGCGGCTCCAGAGCGGCACCTCGTTCCTCCCCTACTAG